CCGAATAAATCCCAGTCCCTCCCAGacagaggctgctgctgctgctgctggtgttcGGTAAGGCTGTCCTCGTCCTCGCACAGCTCGGACTTAACTCCTTCAGACAGGGATTGGTTAACCCCCCATCCTATAGATTTTAAATACAGCCTGGACAGGCAAACTTAAATCACCTAAACACCTTAATAGTGTCGGGATGTGCGCGTCAACGTGAAAGACTTGCTCAATACCTCAAAAGCCGCGTTACGCACGAGTCAAAGCCATCACCGTTATGCGTGACTTAAACCCTCATCTGTGCAGGATGAAGGTAACCTTTGGCTCTCTGGTGATCACAGCCGGCTTCTGCGGCATTCTGAGCTTCGCTTTTTTGGCGACTTCCCTCGCAACCGAATATTGGTACATCATAGAGATGAATCCTGTGAATACAAGCGACTTTGAGAACATGAGCTCCCACTCGGGACTGTGGAGCATCAACGAAGGTGAGCGACTTTCTCCATAACTTTCTCTCATAATGATTGAGATTACGGGGCTGTGTTAGATAACCTAATTagtatttgaatattttgaacgtcctgggcactgccaaagtgttcttgagcaaggcactgaacccccactTGGGGCATCTTTCCATGTGCAGACCCCCACTCTgatctccattagtgcatgtataggtactgagcttgtctgtgtaataacagagtgtaaattgcaatcgccccttgtgggattaataaagttattatatcatatttatttttgattttgacatcCAGGTGGGAAGATGACCACAGACTCTATAGACTCCTTCACAACTGACTCCTCCAGGTACTCTGAGGCTGAGCTGCTCATGCTGAGTGAGTAGACCCTCCATCTTTGTAAAAACCCTGTGCTCAGCATAACATACTCTGTAATGTATCATTGTCAAGACAGCAATACCTCCACAGATgctccattgtgtgtgtgtgtgtgtgtgtgtgtgtgtgtaggcttgCACAGCGCAATAGTGGTGGTGCTTCCCTTCAGCCTGGTCCTGTTGTTGTTTGGTGGCATCTGTGGATTGGTCAGCTCCCTGGCACGGAGCCCCTTCCTCCTCACCGGCACAGCCTCCTACTTCTTCGTCTGCAGTAAGTTAAGGTTCAGTTCCTTTACTCAGGTCTCCTCTCAGAGCCTCTTATCTTCAGCTGCAGTGGGACACTAAGCAGCTATCCAAGACGGATccaatcaaacaaaaaacacattatccaGCAGCACTCATGCACCACGATGAATCGGTGCTACAATAATTACTACTCATGTATTACTACTAGCAATACTTCAAAGAGCTTCAAAAGAGAGAGTAGGGAGCTTCCAGCTATGCAGTATGGACACTTCTCTCTCGCAACTACCGGGCCCGTGGGTTCTATCATGCACGAGACGATGCTGCATTTATCACATTTAAGATTTAATTGTGGTTGAAAAATTGAAGGTACTCGTTCTTGCCACTAAGTTTTATGTAAGATGGTTAATAGTAAGTGCAAGAAACAGAGGTGCACATCAACGCAATTCGGCTTTGGATCATTTAGCACAGTGTTAAAAAAGCCGGAGCCATTAGGAGGTGGTATAAAGGAGTCAATAGTCGGGATTGGCATTGTTGAAGATCATTTCACTCAAATGGCTGTGTGCGGAGAGGAACAGGATAGTTCTCACATGTTTTCCCACATTGTAAACAGCATTTTCCTTGCATACTTTTAGTGTTGTAGTGGTACCTGTGGATAGAAATGCACTCGTATtgctttaaaggtcctatgacatggtgctctttagatgctttatatagacctcagtggtcccctaataccgtatctgaagtctctttcccaaaattcagccgtggtgcagaattacagccactagagccagtcccacagtgagctttctttagtatgtaccatttctgagtctgtagcctttgagagggcggggggggggggggggcaggtggAGGCTCAGGGTGTGGCCTTGATCAACTGcagctttgcttgtttgaaagccatgatatctctctctcttgggtgggccaaattttctAGGAGcggaaagcagagaaaggggaggtgaccttgtcccttatgacctcataaagggcaTGATTCCAGCTCGGcccgtctgagctttcattttctcaaaggcagagcaggaaacccagggctcggtttacacctatagccatttctagccaccgagggaccataggcaggctgagggaactcatattaattttaaaaaaagtgaaatgtcatgccatgggacctttttaaaaaaataaataaataaataaataataaaaaaaaaagattgaaagtcagttaaaacaaaaaatatttttttattttaatttgatgttcTGATTGAAACACAGAAGCAGAATGATCAAAAAGCAAAGAACAGATACTTTTATGGGTCACAATCAATGTGGCGGTCATTGACATTTGCATAGCATTTAATGATGATAGCACAGAAGAAAGTGGGAGACACTATtatttcatagttttgatgccttcagtgataatctacaatgtaaatagtcatttaaataaaaactctaattgaatgagaaggtggttccaaactttaAGCCTACAACATTTCTCGAATAAATGACAAAACTGCTATGTAGCACCATAACCTGGTCATGAGACCTAAAACAAGGTGGTAGCCAGGCTAAAACTGATTTAGTTAACAGAGCTGGATCAGTCTTTCATAATAAACTTAATATTTAGTTACACACCAGCGTCTTGTTTCTTTTGGTGTGTATTTTTGAGTCTGTGCAACAAAGGTAACAGAATACTATAGATAGTGAATGAAAGCAGAGTCTCTTAAAAAGTAGAAGAGAACTATAGCTGGTAGTTACAGACAGATGGTATTTGTTTtaggcaaaaaataaatatgatttatgatgTTTGTACCGCAACTAAAACTACACACAACTGCTTGTGTTAAGAGGTCGTATAGATTAATcaacaagaataaaaacaaagcatttccTTTACCTACTGCTTACTGTAAGCACACCCCACTTGATAAATATTTCACTATCAAACTAATTATATAAATGGGTGTTATTGGGAGAGTTAGATTACCGTTAACTGTATTTATACTGTTGTGTTAGTCTGGGTGTTTACTGTAATTATGTTATCGGTGGTGCCTGAGCATCTGGTAGAGCTCTTTTGTCCGGATCCCTTGGGTGCTCTCTCGCTAACGCCTTATGACCTCCATAAAGAGGACCTTGTGATGGACAAAGACTTACTTAAAAAGACACTTTATGTTCTCCCTTTAATAGGCAGCACATGGTATTGTGTGGAATGGAATAAAACCGTCAATTAGATTGGAGTTGTCTTGTGAACTTGTAGACTGCCCGACCTTTAAAATGTCCCAGCCTCCGAGCCAGGcgtttgtttgtttatggtCTCAGTTtgttgttcccccccccccaaatgtgGTTTCCCAAAATTGTTGTTCAGGCTTCTTCCACTCTTAAAATTCTGTTATTTAATAACATTCGGTGGCAATTATTCGCtacttaaataattaaatatctGCGCATTTTCATAGTGCATCCTCAGCCAGCGTGTGTTGTGTTAATAAACCCCTTATACAAGCAGGATATGCGTGTTAACACCAAAAGTGAGAGGGCAAGCCTGTGATCATGCCTTGAAAAGCTGCTGTGACCAATTAAAGGGAAACGAGGGGAAATAACAGACTAATGCCACTTTTCCGTTGAATGGCACGGCTCAACTCAACTCTGCGTGAATCGCTCGTTATTGGTATTCCAATagcaaaagttgtttttttggtacCACCTCAGTCGACGTTTCATGCAAGCTGGGCCTATATTGGAAGGAGGAATATCACTGCCGAGTCACCACTTACTGGTCAGAGATAATCGTCACCAGTACAACTCGGAACATATAAAATAGCCAAGTTATATTGTCAACATTcacaaccattttttattcactcaaaagaaaagtcagaggatcaccagaGTCACTAGGactcatcctctggggaccgtGACTGACACGGCAATCCATCCAAAAGTTGTTGTGTTTGCTCCAAACATGGTTTTAAAAGATATATCAATAATCAAAATTGTTGCTACCAATTACACCTTTCAGCtaagttttttttaggttttaaacATAGTTCTTTAAATTGTGATTTCCCCTCTGCGGatcaataaaagtataaattattatttctatATGTTCAATATGTGAGGCGGTTTCTGGTCTGTCACtcactttgtgtttctctgcatACAAATGAGACATCAGATGCAGCTTCCTCCCAGTTCTCCAAGCCCATGGCAACTTGGGGTGTAATTGTGATAAAATGATTATTAGTCCCGCCCTGGGTAGCTTCTGCGCTCAACTCGCATCCCATTAAAACCAGTATCAAGCtgacaaaattaaaatggtttCCAATAGCAACACGATGAAACTTGATGAGACTgcgtgggtttgtgtgtgtctcagtctAGTCTCTGATGACTACGATGTTGTCTAAGCAGGCAACACGTACGTCACTGTATTTCCTGTCTCTTCCAATATGTGATTTTGGGTAGCTAATGGCATGAtgttattgctgtttttattgatgGTCTCTCAGCACGGAATTCTGAGACTCTGGCTGACAAATTTCCTCTTTATAATTGCTGAAGAACACACCGGCATGTGTACTGCCTAACAAGTCTTGGATGTTTGTgcctaaaaacaaatatttctttaaacaaatgtgAATGAGTGGCAGGGTTGGTTCAGTGGCAGAGAGgttgtactgagaggtttatgcctcgacgcagggGTCCCGGATATGAATGTGACCTCACTTCCCtgtctcacctagctgtcctatcaaaaatgaaaagcctaaaaaaataatctttaaaaaaacaacaaaagtgaatgtatgtgtatgcTGTCTCCAGGTCTGCTGACGCTGTGCGGTGTGAGCCTCTACATCCTCTACTCGGGGAAGGCCCTGGCTGAGACGGAGAGGCAGGTGGGGCCGGAGGGTCTGGCCTACATTCACACCTCCTTCGGCTGGTCTCTGGGTCTGGCCTGGCTCTCCTACGGCCTGGAGCTCCTCACCGGCGTACTGCTCCTCGTGGCTGCGAGAATGGCCAAGCTGCAGCAAAGCAGTCCCACCACGGCCTGACACAAGCCTCTACCCTGGATCCAACACGTTCAGAAGGGCTGACAATCGAACTGTAGCAGGCACTCGCTACATTTCGCACCCAGGCGGTTGAAACGGGGCAggttttaaccctcctgttgtcctcgggtcacatttgacccctttaaaacaatgtatatctgtaatatgggtttcttttaaaccacatcacaaaaaaaaaatggattggagtccatacaacgctctttgcaaatacaattggtCACtctcattcctgactaaactcatctgtacgttcctctgatctattagtcaaaataatttataatttctcAACTCCAATATTAGGTATAactctatataaatgaggggtattgaccatgaattccaaaaagtactgtaaaactactgctagtaaggtggtgttagtgaaaaatacaaagaaagtctgaaaaagatgatttttgatgaaagaacatttttgtcagtttttgacccaAGAGGACAATACGGGTTAAACCTGCTTTTAGCCTCTTAACGTTAAGGTTCGAGATGTCATTACAAGTGTCTAGCCATGTGAACTGATTCATTCCAAGTGAAGACATTGAATATGACTGCAGTATGCGTTTTGGAATACTGGATTGTGTGAGTTCAACAATCGACttgtgtggacttcaccggaactaaacagagctgaataaccacaacttttatgcatttctttcacatttacTGCAGCCATACTCACTGTGGTCCGCATTAATCAGTTCACATGACCAGGCAATTTTAATATCATCTCGAACATGTTAAAACCTGCCCTGTTTCAGCTGCCTGcataactcggtgtaggcaacaccagttattttcatttttctcactATTGACCACTCTGTGACCACAAACAACATAGCTATGTGTTAAAATCCACCGAAATTCTCCATTAAGGCTCtcacaaaatacaaatgttcaGCTACAGATGTTTTGGACTGTTAAAATAGTGTTTTAAAAGTGTAATATCCCTGAATCTGCATCAGATTGTCACTCTGGTGATTTACAGTAAGCCAAGTGAAGAGGTCTATTTGATTATTTGCGCCCTCTTGTGGTCAGAATTGAAAAAGCTCCTGACCATGTTATCGTCAACTTTAGATATTAAATCTGTCCCAAACTAAACTGAGGAGCTCACAATTTAAAATCACACACGTTTGTATTCTCATGTTATATTGcctatattttttaatcatgttaattaagttaatgttattgtttatatgatgacatacagtgggtacggaaagtattcagacccctttaaatttttcactctttgtttcattgcagcctttttccaaNNNNNNNNNNNNNNNNNNNNNNNNNNNNNNNNNNNNNNNNNNNNNNNNNNNNNNNNNNNNNNNNNNNNNNNNNNNNNNNNNNNNNNNNNNNNNNNNNNNNtttggaaaatggctgcaatgaaacaaagagtgaaaaatttaaaggggtctgaatactttccgtacccactgtattagTTAGTTTTTCTATTGAAAATGTGCAATGTGTTCCTGGTGACTGCAGTGAAATGTTACACTACTGCAGCCACTTATTGTCTGTATTTTGAGCCCAGTGATCTTACCGTGAATTTCTCAGAGTACTAATTGTTCCCATGTTCCTTCAGTACTATGGTATGATACACGGCACTCTGGGTatcaggttttttttcctcttggtAACCAGTTACTAgaacagatgtttgtttttttcatgaatttgaTCAGATGTTCTCAAATGTCTTTCATTCTACAAAATCAGAGAGAgtgttgtattattatataagatGTATTTAGTCCTTGTTATGTATGAGAGACAGCgagagtttttatttaaaacgttCCTATGGCAACCTAAACATTCTGTGCATCCACAAaggacaggaagtgggtgtGAGATTCTACTATAAACAAGCTGTGCTTAAAGGCATCTGCAGAAAACTGAAGCCTCATTTTTGAGCATCAGATACATTTCATGTATctcaaaaaccaaaacattttacaaaacagcaGCTACATGTTGGCTTACCAAAATACTGTCACTGATCTGAGCCCTTGACCTTTATAACTGCTATCTTGTCTGTGTCTGGCCTTATCCCACGGTAAACTGTTTCAGATTGTAAACACTTCAGTTATGTGGTCTTCTAAAAGAAATGGAGACAGTCTTCCaataagtctttttttttttttttaataggatGAGATATTCCATGCTCATTCAAGAACATCACAGTGCTTCTAGAAAATGACACTGACTATCCAGAAATGAAATTGACATTGTCTCAATTATATGAAACCAACTATTCATAGATTCAGTCATTGCATGATACAGTGTTTAAACAACAGGACATGCTCAAAAAGGTGAGTAATACATTCACTACataactaaaaaacaaacaatgctgATCCGTACGGTTGAAGGTTTATCCCAACAGCTTTCTAGAGACCAGCTCATCTGCCTGGATAACTTTACattactcccccccccccccccccccctcagtgATCATTTTGGACGGATATTACCTGAAACTCCATTTTACATTCCAGTTCTAGCATTTTTATGCTAAATCATTTCATGTATTCAGAATTGTAGAATGAATCCCAAGTCACTACAACTCAATaatatagttatttatttaagattaaCAGCTCTTTAAGGCAAAGTGATCCACCATACATAGTGTTATTGGCAGGGGAACTCTGGGATACATAGGCATGTTAATCAAAAATACTACACaactaacaaaataaataaaatgtgccaATAGGTGAAActgtatattgtacatattgttCCAGCTGTGGTCAGGGAAGGGCCTCCATCATATTGAAGGTGACTGGCAGATATTTGGTGTTTTGGCTTAAATCAGGCCATGTCAGTCTATGTGCATCGTGGTTATTGGAAAGAAGGATAGTACAGTTCAGATGTTTGAATCCACTTCACCGCATTCGGCGTTCAGAATGACAATGATGGAGGCCATTTCAGAACTCTGTCCCTGCCCAGTCTCGGATGGAACGCAGCAATTTTTCCTCCCATGATAATTCAtccaaaaggaaaacacacaagttCTTCACAGTTTTGATTTACCTCACTCTATTTTCAACACTGCCCTTAAAGAGTCCTCCAACAGTTGTGTTTCTCTTTATAAAGAGAAGTCAGCCAGGTAGACATACCTTCCCAGCAAACAGCAGTCCCACAATGGTGAAGAATATGGAGAGAACGAAGAGTACGTAGGAGGAGCCCACCACGGTGTTGTTGGGGAGCTTGTATGGCTGTCCTCCAACCTCGTTGATGTAGAAGCCCATGGGGAAGATGAGAGCAGCCATGCAGAACAGGACCACTGGGACAGAGGGAAAGGAAGATAGATTAACATGCTGCGATCCGGGGATACTTCTGCTGTTTTCGGGGAGAATGAGGAATGAAGGTAGAAGCAGctcaacacatttgaaaatacagaaattataatttaaatttttttgtgttttgctctcAACTTTTGTCACTTCCTGCTGATTGACAATTGTCCTGGATCCTGGAGTGTCAATTtcataaaagagaaagaatccggtctacagtacagtatatatggatTAGACGTTGCATGGACATAGAGGTGAATTAATACACACATTCTGGCGTGAAATTGACACGACTGATTCAAAGAAAGCTGGTAATGATAGAAGAGGATGACTGCGAACACCTACTCCCTGTGAAGGCGATCCATCGGGCGTATCGGGCGGCCTCGCGGCGCCAGCGTGACATCACCAGCAGACCACAGGTGACGGTGAGGGAGATGATGCCCAAGATGATGAAGAGCAGCGTGGTGATCCACTCCGGGGGAAGCCGCGGGGGCATGCAGGTCCGGTCTCGGCCGTGGATGGTCTGGCACTGGCGGACCAGACCCACAGTCAGGGAGCCTGAAttgagacagagggagaacaGAAGCAGCAGTTGTCAAAAACCTCTTTTCTGTTCGATCCGTcaataaagtaacaaaatcaGGGAGTCATCTGTCTAAAAGCACAGcagtttttctttcacagaAAAGAGACTGAAAgagtgtttattaaaaaaacaaagccctCCATTATTAAACTGTACAGCAAACAACAGAATCTGCTCTATTTGGCTTAAGCCAGTCTATTATTTcccagaag
This sequence is a window from Etheostoma cragini isolate CJK2018 chromosome 21, CSU_Ecrag_1.0, whole genome shotgun sequence. Protein-coding genes within it:
- the tmem235b gene encoding transmembrane protein 235, which encodes MRDLNPHLCRMKVTFGSLVITAGFCGILSFAFLATSLATEYWYIIEMNPVNTSDFENMSSHSGLWSINEGGKMTTDSIDSFTTDSSRYSEAELLMLSLHSAIVVVLPFSLVLLLFGGICGLVSSLARSPFLLTGTASYFFVCSLLTLCGVSLYILYSGKALAETERQVGPEGLAYIHTSFGWSLGLAWLSYGLELLTGVLLLVAARMAKLQQSSPTTA
- the LOC117937042 gene encoding uncharacterized protein C16orf52 homolog B-like, yielding MDKLTVISGCLFLAADIFAIASIVNPDWISTGGSAGSLTVGLVRQCQTIHGRDRTCMPPRLPPEWITTLLFIILGIISLTVTCGLLVMSRWRREAARYARWIAFTGMVLFCMAALIFPMGFYINEVGGQPYKLPNNTVVGSSYVLFVLSIFFTIVGLLFAGKVCLPG